From one Humulus lupulus chromosome 8, drHumLupu1.1, whole genome shotgun sequence genomic stretch:
- the LOC133796444 gene encoding uncharacterized protein LOC133796444, with protein MTSTMAVLSSQTKSENATLFKNHKPLSSPSNSSTLASRSSSPTHLTIYGRSHSPPSRSLWSPYERPTPPGPSISALKKQSHGGRLVSSRKRTCVCSPTTHPGSFRCSLHKKVARSANDQTASCSTSRLLSYRRSAMLNSLVRIGGVEGEDLVRRSLSSPIRPSSHNQRRLVAFEPRPSRLSVMTKA; from the coding sequence ATGACTTCGACTATGGCGGTTCTCTCGTCTCAAACCAAATCGGAAAATGCAACGCTTTTCAAGAATCACAAACCCTTATCGTCTCCTTCGAACTCTTCTACGCTCGCCTCACGCTCATCATCTCCCACACATTTGACCATTTACGGGCGCTCTCACTCTCCGCCGTCCCGTTCCCTGTGGTCTCCGTACGAACGGCCGACTCCGCCAGGACCTTCAATCTCTGCCCTGAAGAAGCAGAGCCACGGCGGAAGGTTAGTCTCTAGCCGAAAGAGGACGTGCGTGTGTTCCCCTACGACGCACCCCGGCTCGTTCCGGTGCTCACTCCACAAGAAAGTGGCGCGAAGTGCTAACGATCAAACGGCGTCGTGTAGTACGAGTAGGCTATTGAGCTATAGAAGATCGGCGATGCTGAACTCGTTGGTGAGGATCGGTGGAGTAGAAGGAGAGGACTTGGTGAGGAGATCTTTATCGTCTCCGATAAGACCGTCTTCGCACAATCAACGGCGGCTCGTCGCTTTCGAGCCGCGGCCTAGCCGACTCTCTGTCATGACCAAAGCCTAA